The following are encoded together in the Gemmatimonadaceae bacterium genome:
- a CDS encoding 4Fe-4S dicluster domain-containing protein, giving the protein MQSEPRVTGFFTDSTLCIGCKACEVACKEWNDVPADGFRWSGLSYDNTTALGHSTWRHVKFVERQPEIGRGGNAPAGITWEFSSDVCKHCENAGCLESCPTGSIIRTEFGTVYVQPDICNGCGYCVVSCPFGVIDRRPDDGRAFKCTLCYDRQKVGETPACAKACPTQSILFGDLDELERAADKRIAQLHAAGMTDARIWNPKETSVGGAHAFFLVRGDAAAYNLPEKPEVPTIYLKPAWTSAAAAAAVLAVGSLLAFALGGRR; this is encoded by the coding sequence GTGCAGTCTGAGCCGCGCGTAACCGGTTTCTTCACCGACTCGACGCTCTGCATCGGATGCAAGGCGTGCGAGGTGGCGTGCAAGGAGTGGAACGACGTTCCGGCCGACGGCTTCCGCTGGAGCGGACTGTCGTACGACAACACCACAGCGCTCGGCCACTCGACGTGGCGGCACGTGAAGTTCGTCGAACGGCAGCCGGAGATCGGGCGCGGAGGCAATGCGCCCGCGGGGATCACGTGGGAGTTCTCGTCGGACGTCTGCAAGCATTGCGAGAACGCCGGCTGCCTCGAGTCGTGTCCGACCGGCTCGATCATCCGCACCGAGTTCGGCACGGTCTACGTGCAGCCCGATATCTGCAACGGCTGCGGCTACTGCGTCGTGTCGTGCCCGTTCGGCGTGATCGACCGGCGTCCGGACGACGGACGCGCATTCAAGTGCACGCTTTGCTACGACCGCCAGAAGGTGGGCGAGACGCCGGCGTGCGCGAAGGCGTGTCCGACGCAGTCGATCCTCTTCGGCGATCTCGATGAGCTGGAGCGCGCGGCCGACAAGCGCATCGCCCAGTTGCACGCCGCCGGCATGACCGACGCGCGCATCTGGAATCCGAAGGAGACGAGCGTCGGCGGCGCGCACGCGTTCTTCCTCGTCCGCGGCGACGCGGCCGCGTACAACCTTCCCGAGAAGCCGGAAGTCCCGACGATCTATCTCAAGCCCGCCTGGACCTCGGCCGCCGCCGCAGCCGCGGTCCTCGCCGTCGGATCGCTCCTG